The following proteins are co-located in the Ailuropoda melanoleuca isolate Jingjing chromosome 13, ASM200744v2, whole genome shotgun sequence genome:
- the SLC4A11 gene encoding LOW QUALITY PROTEIN: sodium bicarbonate transporter-like protein 11 (The sequence of the model RefSeq protein was modified relative to this genomic sequence to represent the inferred CDS: deleted 1 base in 1 codon) has protein sequence MAAATRRMFHLQPCEYSSAVMSQNGYLEDVGYLKCDMDEASETREESLGDEAFDTVNSSIVSGESLRFFVNVNLEVQPAQAAESEAPGGCGLLHTSRKYLKLKNFEEEIRAHRDLDGFLARASIILNEPATSLDDVLRAMLGRLAHDPHNAEPDCNLDLFMAMLFTDAGAPTEGKAHLLSDTIQGVTATVTGVQYQQSWICIICTSKALLKRHVCISRLVRPQNWGENSCEVRFVILVLAPPKMKSTKTATEVGRTFATMFLDITFRQKLLNTRTEEEFKEALVHQRQLLTVVSQCPAVGAKGYNVNPICIHRSPQPLKHKDFLPVGKGIREDIARRFPVYPLDFTDGIIGKNKAVGKYITTTLFLYFACLLPTIAFGSLNDENTNGAIGAQKTMAGQSIGGLLYALFSGQPLVVLLTTAPLALYIQVIGGICDDYSLDFNTFYAWTGLWNSFFLALYALFNLSLIMRLFKRRASACVVGGHGSRPAHSAPRPPQASYPPTHYIRRVPQRKIHYFTGLQVLQLLLLCAFGMSSLPYMKMIFPLIMIAMIPIRYNLLPRVIEAKYLDAMDAEH, from the exons ATGGCCGCGGCCACCCGGCGCATGTTCCATCTCCAGCCATGCG AATACTCCTCTGCTGTCATGTCGCAGAACGGGTACCTTGAGGATGTAG GCTACCTCAAGTGTGACATGGATGAAGCCTCTGAAACCCGTGAGGAGAGCCTGGGGGACGAGGCCTTCGACACGGTCAACTCCTCCATTGTGTCTGGCGAGAGCCTCCGTTTTTTTGTCAACGTCAACCTCGAGGTGCAGCCCGCCCAGGCTG CCGAGAGTGAAGCGCCTGGCGGCTGCGGGCTCCTTCACACGTCCCGTAAG TACCTGAAGCTGAAGAACTTTGAGGAAGAGATCCGGGCACACCGGGACCTAGATGGCTTCCTGGCCCGGGCCAGCATCATCCTGAACGAGCCGGCCACCTCGCTGGATGACGTGCTGCGGGCCATGCTGGGCCGCCTGGCCCACGACCCCCACAACGCTGAGCCCGACTGCAATCTGGACCTGTTCATGGCCATGCTCTTCACGGATGCCGGGGCCCCCACGGAGGGGAAAG CCCACCTGCTGTCAGACACCATCCAAGGGGTCACTGCCACGGTCACGGGGGTGCAGTACCAGCAGTCCTGGATCTGCATCAT cTGCACCTCCAAGGCCCTGTTGAAGCGGCACGTGTGCATCAGCCGCCTGGTCCGCCCGCAGAACTGGGGGGAGAACTCCTGTGAGGTGCGCTTCGTCATCCTGGTGCTGGCCCCGCCCAAGATG AAAAGCACCAAGACTGCCACGGAGGTGGGGCGCACGTTTGCCACCATGTTCTTGGACATCACCTTCCGCCAGAAGCTCCTGAACACCCGGACGGAGGAGGAATTCAAGGAGGCCCTGGTGCACCAGAGACAGCTGCTCACTGTGGTGAGCCAGTGCCCAGCCGTCGGCGCCAAGGGCTACAACGTGAACCCCATCTGCATACACAGATCCCCACAG cccctgaaGCACAAGGACTTTCTCCCTGTGGGGAAGGGCATCCGGGAGGACATAGCCCGCAGGTTCCCCGTGTACCCACTGGACTTCACAGACG GCATTATCGGGAAAAACAAGGCTGTGGGCAAATACATCACTACCACCCTGTTCCTATACTTCGCCTGCCTCCTGCCCACCATCGCTTTTGGGTCCCTCAACGATGAGAACACAAATGGGGCCATtggt gcgcaGAAGACCATGGCGGGGCAGAGCATCGGAGGTCTCTTGTACGCGCTCTTCTCCGGGCAGCCGCTGGTGGTGCTGCTGACCACCGCGCCCCTGGCCCTCTACATCCAAG TAATTGGTGGCATCTGTGACGACTACAGTCTGGACTTCAACACCTTCTATGCGTGGACGGGCCTGTGGAACAGTTTCTTTCTCGCGCTTTATGCCCTCTTCAACCTCAGTCTGATCATGCGTCTCTTCAAGAGG cgcgcgtctGCGTGTGTGGTGGGCGGGCACGGCTCCAGGCCTGCCCACAGcgcgccccgccccccgcaggcCTCGTACCCGCCCACCCACTACATCCGGAGGGTGCCGCAGAGGAAGATCCACTACTTCACAGGCCTGCAGgtcctgcagctgctgctgctctgcgCCTTCGGCATGAGCTCCCTGCCCTACATGAAGATGATCTTCCCGCTCATCATGATTGCCATGATCCCCATCCG CTACAACCTG CTGCCCCGAGTCATTGAAGCCAAATATTTGGACGCCATGGATGCTGAGCACTGA